The following proteins come from a genomic window of Pyxidicoccus sp. MSG2:
- a CDS encoding ankyrin repeat domain-containing protein: protein MSPPPPSDDIDPRALAATREAFNLARQGNTDTLRQMLDAGLSVNLTNEEGNTLLMLAAYSGQADVAKLLLSRGADATRANDKGQTPLAGAAFKGDVRMVELLLDGGAPVDGAGPDGRTALMFAAMFDRLEVLELLLSRGADPERQDASGNTALIAAVMMGAPRAVARLDALAK, encoded by the coding sequence ATGTCCCCGCCCCCTCCCTCCGACGACATCGACCCCCGAGCGCTCGCGGCCACCCGCGAGGCCTTCAACCTCGCTCGCCAGGGCAACACCGACACCCTCCGCCAGATGCTCGACGCGGGGCTGTCGGTGAACCTCACCAACGAGGAAGGCAACACGCTCCTGATGCTCGCCGCGTACTCGGGTCAGGCCGACGTCGCGAAGCTGCTGCTGTCGCGCGGCGCGGATGCCACGCGCGCCAACGACAAGGGACAGACGCCGCTGGCCGGCGCCGCCTTCAAGGGCGACGTGCGCATGGTGGAGCTGCTGCTCGACGGCGGCGCTCCCGTGGACGGGGCCGGGCCGGACGGGCGCACCGCACTCATGTTCGCGGCCATGTTCGACCGGCTCGAAGTGCTGGAGCTGCTCCTCTCGCGCGGCGCGGACCCCGAGCGTCAGGACGCCAGCGGCAACACCGCGCTGATTGCGGCGGTGATGATGGGCGCGCCGCGCGCGGTCGCCCGGCTCGACGCGCTCGCGAAGTAG
- a CDS encoding CPBP family intramembrane glutamic endopeptidase — MRSLFINAENRVRNGWKVLGYFAVTALFVMGLIFLRRALPDAVRPFAPEPFLAFLGALIPSWFFARLERTSLAAQGFELHRRAGRDFALGVAGGSILVMWVAFAVWLLDGFHWVRAPEGAALGLVKSAWTMLAVALFEETLFHGYAFQRAIRGMGPHWTQFLFATIFALAHPFGPDMAGSAVAVAMLNIFLAGWLLGFCYLRTGSLALPVGVHLGWNWMLGSLGFGVSGSASRGLWTPVFHGRPVWLTGGDYGLEASAVSIVILGLAVVGLARWRGARARAEAPAQVPPGLSPSEAA, encoded by the coding sequence ATGAGGTCCCTCTTCATCAATGCCGAGAACCGCGTGCGCAATGGCTGGAAGGTGCTGGGCTATTTCGCAGTGACGGCCCTCTTCGTGATGGGCCTCATCTTCCTGCGCAGGGCGTTGCCGGACGCCGTGCGGCCCTTCGCTCCGGAGCCGTTCCTCGCGTTCCTGGGCGCGCTCATCCCCTCGTGGTTCTTCGCGCGGCTGGAGCGCACGTCACTGGCCGCGCAAGGCTTCGAACTCCATCGGCGCGCGGGTCGTGATTTCGCGCTCGGCGTGGCCGGCGGGTCCATCCTGGTGATGTGGGTGGCCTTTGCCGTCTGGCTGCTCGACGGTTTCCACTGGGTGCGGGCACCGGAGGGTGCGGCCCTGGGGCTCGTGAAGAGCGCCTGGACGATGCTGGCCGTCGCGCTCTTCGAGGAAACGTTGTTCCACGGCTATGCATTCCAGCGGGCCATCCGAGGCATGGGGCCGCACTGGACCCAGTTCCTGTTCGCGACGATTTTCGCCCTCGCGCACCCGTTCGGTCCGGACATGGCGGGAAGCGCCGTGGCCGTGGCGATGCTCAACATCTTCCTGGCGGGCTGGCTGCTGGGCTTCTGCTACCTGCGCACGGGCAGCCTGGCACTTCCGGTCGGCGTGCACCTCGGGTGGAACTGGATGCTGGGCAGCCTGGGCTTCGGTGTGAGCGGGAGTGCTTCGCGGGGACTGTGGACGCCGGTGTTCCACGGCCGGCCCGTCTGGTTGACGGGAGGCGACTACGGCCTGGAGGCGTCCGCCGTCAGCATCGTGATTCTCGGACTGGCCGTGGTGGGTCTCGCCCGCTGGAGGGGCGCTCGGGCCCGCGCGGAAGCGCCCGCCCAGGTGCCGCCAGGCCTGTCGCCGAGCGAAGCGGCGTAG
- a CDS encoding ELWxxDGT repeat protein, whose translation MKQRNTWLSLCGATALLAACGVAEVAGDDARAREAEEVLPSEAESVADTASARDAAGAHDCGCQPPTFVADLTPGLEGTDVRSFIDLDGTPIVNGYNGGINTLWRLERRGGCGQWDAALIKGGFGGLPLLFGSAVIGRTLYFAADDGVYGRELWKTDGTAEGTVLVKDINPGPENAFPGDPNTPFVVGSGLVFNAIEPVHGDELWWTDGTTAGTRMADLYEGTASSYPYGFTRVGKWVFFTADDGVRGREPWALPVACFPDVDD comes from the coding sequence ATGAAGCAGCGAAACACCTGGCTGTCACTGTGCGGGGCCACCGCGTTGCTGGCCGCTTGTGGGGTCGCGGAAGTCGCCGGAGATGACGCCCGTGCGCGCGAGGCCGAGGAGGTTCTCCCGAGCGAAGCGGAGTCCGTGGCGGACACGGCTTCGGCCCGTGACGCGGCGGGGGCGCACGACTGCGGGTGCCAGCCTCCCACCTTCGTGGCGGACCTCACTCCGGGCCTCGAAGGCACGGACGTCCGCAGCTTCATCGACCTGGACGGCACGCCCATCGTCAACGGCTACAACGGTGGCATCAACACCCTGTGGCGGCTGGAGCGGAGGGGCGGATGTGGCCAATGGGACGCGGCCCTCATCAAGGGCGGCTTCGGCGGCCTTCCGCTGCTCTTCGGCTCCGCCGTCATCGGTCGGACGCTGTACTTCGCCGCCGACGACGGCGTGTACGGCCGCGAGCTGTGGAAGACGGACGGCACGGCCGAGGGCACGGTGCTGGTGAAGGACATCAACCCCGGCCCCGAGAACGCCTTCCCTGGCGACCCGAACACGCCCTTTGTCGTGGGAAGCGGGCTCGTGTTCAACGCCATCGAGCCCGTTCACGGCGACGAGCTGTGGTGGACCGACGGCACCACGGCGGGGACGCGGATGGCGGACCTCTACGAGGGCACCGCGAGTTCCTACCCCTACGGCTTCACGCGAGTGGGCAAATGGGTCTTCTTCACGGCGGATGATGGTGTGCGCGGCCGCGAGCCCTGGGCCCTGCCAGTGGCGTGCTTCCCGGACGTCGACGACTGA
- a CDS encoding DUF2239 family protein, with amino-acid sequence MRQAKSAGEEGGYTAFAGPRCIASGGLEAVALKVKAWVDGGETVPVVIYEDATGLPVHPDLRGTREDVLRGLEARRARAAASSEDTEEPRRSGPGRPKLGVISREVSLLPRHWEWLNAQPSGASAALRKLVENEMRGGQGRERARKSQEAAGRFMLAVAGDLPGFEEASRAFYARNPERFDELTQPWPRDVREHVRRLVAIVIRDEAEVTRATP; translated from the coding sequence GTGCGTCAGGCGAAGTCAGCGGGGGAAGAGGGCGGGTACACGGCGTTCGCGGGGCCGCGCTGCATCGCCTCGGGAGGGTTGGAGGCGGTCGCGCTGAAGGTGAAGGCGTGGGTCGACGGTGGAGAGACGGTGCCGGTCGTCATCTACGAGGACGCGACGGGCCTGCCCGTCCACCCGGACCTGCGCGGGACTCGAGAGGACGTGCTGCGCGGGCTCGAAGCGCGGCGCGCACGGGCCGCTGCCTCCAGTGAGGACACGGAGGAGCCGCGGAGGAGCGGGCCGGGGCGGCCGAAGCTGGGCGTCATCTCCCGTGAGGTCTCCCTGCTGCCCCGCCACTGGGAGTGGCTCAACGCTCAGCCGAGCGGCGCGTCCGCGGCGCTGCGCAAGCTCGTCGAGAACGAGATGCGCGGCGGGCAGGGCCGCGAGCGGGCCCGGAAGTCACAGGAGGCCGCGGGCCGCTTCATGCTCGCCGTGGCCGGAGACCTTCCCGGCTTCGAGGAGGCGTCGCGCGCCTTCTACGCCCGGAACCCGGAGCGCTTCGACGAGCTCACCCAGCCGTGGCCCAGGGACGTCCGCGAGCACGTCCGCCGGCTGGTCGCCATCGTCATCCGTGACGAGGCCGAAGTGACACGTGCCACCCCCTAG
- a CDS encoding iron-containing alcohol dehydrogenase has protein sequence MKPFDIPTEPRVTEMAWPTRIVFGAGALQRLPAQAQRLKMKRPLLVTDAGVVKAGLAARVLEVMKSAGLECAVFDRVEPNPTERDVFAGLEAYRKAGCDGIVALGGGSALDAGKLVQLLTTHEPPLSRYDDAKGGDQYVRDDLPPLIAIPTTAGTGSEVGRSGVVTLEDTGRKTVIFSPHLLPRAAICDPELTLGLPPGVTAATGMDAFTHCLEAYLANGFHPLADAVAIDGIHRVGRSLVTAVKEGSNLAARTDMMVAAMEGAMAFQKGLGACHALAHALTPISGVHHGLSNAIVLPVVMEFNRAVCTARLARVAQAMGDTSNAREEVLASNAIDRVRRLNAAIGIPSRLRDAGVQEKDLPRIADKAFQDASHLSNPRKVTEADLLAMAREAY, from the coding sequence ATGAAGCCGTTCGACATCCCCACCGAGCCCCGTGTCACGGAGATGGCATGGCCCACGCGCATCGTCTTCGGCGCGGGCGCCCTGCAGCGGCTCCCCGCCCAGGCGCAGCGACTGAAGATGAAGCGCCCGCTGCTGGTGACGGACGCGGGCGTGGTGAAGGCGGGGCTCGCCGCGCGCGTGCTCGAAGTCATGAAGAGCGCGGGCCTGGAGTGCGCCGTCTTCGACCGCGTGGAGCCCAACCCCACCGAGCGCGACGTCTTCGCCGGCCTGGAGGCGTACCGCAAGGCCGGCTGTGACGGCATCGTCGCCCTCGGCGGCGGCAGCGCGCTGGATGCGGGCAAGCTGGTGCAGTTGCTCACCACGCACGAGCCGCCGCTCAGTCGCTACGACGACGCGAAGGGCGGCGACCAGTACGTGCGCGATGATTTGCCGCCGCTCATCGCGATTCCGACCACCGCGGGCACGGGCTCGGAGGTGGGGCGTTCGGGCGTGGTGACGCTGGAGGACACCGGCCGCAAGACGGTCATCTTCAGCCCGCACCTGCTGCCACGCGCGGCCATCTGCGACCCGGAGCTGACACTGGGCCTGCCTCCCGGCGTCACCGCGGCCACGGGCATGGACGCCTTCACGCACTGCCTGGAGGCGTACCTGGCCAATGGCTTCCACCCGCTGGCGGACGCGGTGGCCATCGATGGCATCCACCGCGTGGGCCGCTCGCTGGTGACGGCGGTGAAGGAGGGCAGCAACCTGGCCGCGCGCACGGACATGATGGTGGCGGCGATGGAGGGCGCCATGGCCTTCCAGAAGGGCCTGGGCGCCTGCCACGCGCTGGCGCACGCGCTCACGCCCATCTCCGGCGTGCACCACGGCCTGTCCAACGCCATCGTCCTGCCCGTGGTGATGGAGTTCAACCGCGCGGTGTGCACGGCGCGGCTGGCCCGGGTGGCGCAGGCCATGGGTGACACGTCCAATGCGCGCGAGGAGGTGCTCGCGAGCAACGCCATCGACAGGGTTCGCCGGCTCAACGCGGCCATTGGCATCCCCTCGCGGCTGCGTGACGCGGGCGTGCAGGAGAAGGACCTGCCGAGAATCGCGGACAAGGCCTTCCAGGACGCCTCGCACCTGAGCAACCCGCGCAAGGTGACCGAGGCCGACCTGCTGGCCATGGCCCGCGAGGCGTACTGA
- a CDS encoding winged helix DNA-binding domain-containing protein, with protein sequence MLSFFFPLLPLGFPTGVAPRGSSAARSVASVGGARMIMPTRKPVAAVARRGGSRPSQVLGQRALNRAMLERQLLLRRSKLPVLKAVEHLVGLQAQAPNAPYYGLWTRLQGFRQEDLSALLIDRQVVRLVLMRGTLHLATGRDARMLRPLVQPMLERVLKTGSAHARKLTGLDLEALVAAGRAHVDEQPLTYTELGARLAERWPDRAPTALAQAIRLLAPLIQVPPRGVWGSAGQARCTTIESWLGQPLDATPSVDEMVLRYLAAFGPASVMDVQAWSGLTRLGEVVERLRPGLRTFRDEQGRELFDVPDAPRPDPETPAPVRFLPEFDNLLLSHADRTRVISDEDRKRTITPNGLVPGSLLVDGFFRGTWKLQQGRGTATLLIEPFKRLSPREREEVTDEGEKLLTFAAADASRRDLQFIRPK encoded by the coding sequence ATGCTCTCCTTCTTCTTCCCGCTCCTGCCGCTCGGATTCCCCACCGGTGTCGCTCCCCGGGGTTCCAGCGCGGCGCGCTCCGTGGCATCGGTGGGAGGCGCGAGGATGATCATGCCCACCCGAAAGCCCGTGGCCGCGGTCGCCCGTCGCGGAGGAAGCCGCCCGTCGCAGGTGCTTGGCCAGCGAGCCCTCAACCGCGCCATGCTCGAGCGGCAGTTGTTGCTCCGCCGCTCCAAGCTGCCGGTGCTGAAGGCCGTGGAGCACCTCGTGGGGCTCCAGGCCCAGGCGCCGAACGCGCCGTACTACGGCCTGTGGACGCGGCTGCAGGGCTTCCGCCAGGAGGATTTGTCCGCGCTGCTCATCGACCGGCAGGTGGTGCGCCTCGTGCTGATGCGCGGGACGCTGCACCTCGCCACGGGCCGCGACGCGCGGATGCTGCGGCCGCTGGTGCAGCCCATGCTGGAGCGGGTCCTCAAGACGGGCAGCGCGCATGCCCGGAAGCTCACGGGCCTGGACCTCGAGGCACTCGTGGCGGCGGGGCGGGCGCACGTCGATGAGCAGCCGCTCACGTACACGGAACTCGGCGCACGGCTCGCGGAGCGCTGGCCGGACCGTGCCCCCACGGCCCTCGCACAGGCCATCCGCCTCCTGGCACCGCTGATACAGGTACCACCGCGTGGCGTCTGGGGTTCTGCTGGACAGGCCCGCTGCACCACCATCGAGTCCTGGCTCGGGCAGCCCCTCGACGCCACCCCTTCCGTGGATGAAATGGTGCTGCGCTACCTCGCCGCCTTCGGCCCGGCGTCCGTCATGGACGTGCAGGCGTGGTCGGGGCTCACCCGGCTGGGCGAGGTGGTCGAGCGGCTGAGGCCCGGTCTGCGCACCTTCCGCGACGAGCAGGGCCGCGAGCTGTTCGATGTGCCGGATGCGCCGAGGCCCGACCCGGAGACGCCCGCTCCGGTGCGCTTCCTGCCCGAGTTCGACAACCTGCTCCTGTCCCACGCGGACCGCACGCGCGTCATCTCCGACGAGGACCGCAAGCGCACCATCACCCCGAATGGCCTGGTGCCCGGCTCCCTGCTCGTGGATGGCTTCTTCCGCGGCACCTGGAAGCTCCAGCAGGGCCGAGGCACCGCCACCCTGCTCATCGAGCCCTTCAAGCGGCTGTCGCCCCGCGAGCGCGAGGAGGTGACGGACGAAGGCGAGAAGCTGCTCACCTTCGCCGCCGCCGACGCGTCGCGCCGCGACCTCCAGTTCATCCGGCCGAAGTAG
- a CDS encoding glutamine synthetase family protein, which produces MPTRPKAKVLTHPAMARRARTKEREPTRGSISREGNGTDTLRRWLDERGVKKVKVGAVDIDGIWRGKYISLEKFLSAAKGGLGFCDVVFGWDMGDELLDNTQVTGWHTGYPDAHAKVDTSTGRIIPWEPDTAAFLLDFVNADGSPFEASPRQLLQKISARARELGYLPRFGAEYEFFIFKEQPQSLREKGFQSLTPLTPGMFGYSWLRTSQNAPLVHALIDGCNGFGLNIEGFHTETGPGVYEAAIRYDDIEKSADKAALFKTVVKEICARHGLTACFMAKVNAKLPGCSGHVHQSLWDLKGEKNLFHEEGSPHGMSRMMRHYIGGQLELMPELTALYWPTINSYKRSVENTWAPTTATWGLENRTTAIRVIGENAKAMRIEYRQLAADMNAYIGMAVSLAAGLWGIQNKVEPPAACNSNAYAEADARPLPRNLRDAVALLKNSERAREILGEGFVDHFVRTREWEVRQYERAVTNWELERYLELI; this is translated from the coding sequence ATGCCGACGCGTCCCAAGGCGAAGGTCCTCACGCATCCTGCCATGGCCCGGAGGGCCCGCACCAAGGAACGCGAGCCCACTCGCGGCAGCATCTCCCGCGAAGGCAACGGGACGGACACGCTGCGCCGCTGGCTGGACGAGAGGGGTGTGAAGAAGGTGAAGGTGGGCGCGGTCGACATCGACGGCATCTGGCGCGGCAAGTACATCTCCCTGGAGAAGTTCCTCAGCGCCGCCAAGGGCGGGCTGGGCTTCTGCGACGTCGTCTTCGGCTGGGACATGGGCGACGAGCTGCTCGACAACACCCAGGTGACGGGCTGGCACACCGGCTACCCGGACGCGCACGCGAAGGTGGACACCTCCACCGGGCGCATCATCCCGTGGGAGCCTGACACCGCGGCCTTCCTGCTGGACTTCGTCAATGCGGACGGCTCTCCCTTCGAGGCCAGCCCACGCCAACTGCTGCAGAAGATTTCGGCGCGCGCGAGGGAGCTGGGCTATCTGCCCCGTTTCGGCGCCGAGTACGAGTTCTTCATCTTCAAGGAACAGCCGCAGAGCCTGAGGGAGAAGGGCTTCCAGTCGCTGACGCCGCTGACGCCGGGCATGTTCGGCTACTCGTGGCTGCGCACCTCGCAGAACGCGCCGCTGGTGCACGCGCTCATCGACGGGTGCAACGGCTTCGGGCTCAACATCGAGGGCTTCCACACGGAGACGGGCCCGGGCGTCTACGAGGCCGCCATCCGTTACGACGACATCGAGAAGTCCGCCGACAAGGCCGCGCTCTTCAAGACGGTGGTGAAGGAAATCTGTGCCCGCCACGGCCTCACCGCGTGCTTCATGGCGAAGGTGAACGCGAAGCTGCCGGGCTGCTCGGGGCACGTGCACCAGTCGCTGTGGGACTTGAAGGGGGAGAAGAACCTCTTCCACGAGGAGGGCTCGCCGCACGGCATGAGCCGGATGATGCGGCACTACATCGGCGGGCAGCTCGAGCTGATGCCGGAGTTGACGGCGCTCTACTGGCCCACCATCAACAGCTACAAGCGCAGCGTGGAGAACACGTGGGCGCCCACCACCGCGACGTGGGGCCTGGAGAACCGCACCACCGCCATCCGCGTCATCGGTGAGAACGCCAAGGCGATGCGGATTGAGTACCGGCAGCTCGCCGCGGACATGAACGCGTACATCGGCATGGCGGTGAGCCTGGCCGCGGGCCTGTGGGGCATCCAGAACAAGGTGGAGCCGCCCGCGGCCTGCAACAGCAATGCGTATGCGGAGGCCGACGCCCGGCCCCTTCCCCGCAACCTGAGGGACGCGGTGGCGCTGCTCAAGAACAGCGAGCGCGCGCGGGAGATTCTGGGCGAGGGCTTCGTGGACCACTTCGTGCGCACGCGCGAGTGGGAGGTGCGCCAGTACGAGCGCGCCGTCACCAACTGGGAGCTGGAGCGCTACCTGGAGCTCATCTGA
- a CDS encoding glutamine amidotransferase, with amino-acid sequence MRQPAAVKNVLLLKAGDAAQSVRLSVGDYERWFLQTIGLSDYRFDILHVHREAPLPQSADGYDAVMMTGSPLSVTQLEPWMERAAAFMVEAGERGTPVLGVCFGQQLLAHAYGGRVERNPRGRETGTVEVTLTEEGRKDALFDGLPERFAVQATHEDIVTQLPEGTRVLAGNANTAAQALAFRPNVRGVQFHPEAPADAIRAIILARQESLERDAVAQGAAPGERVPQLLAGIAPTPSGRRILVNFLERFT; translated from the coding sequence ATGCGGCAACCCGCCGCGGTGAAGAACGTCCTCTTGCTGAAAGCAGGCGACGCGGCCCAGTCCGTGCGCCTCTCGGTGGGCGACTACGAACGCTGGTTTCTGCAAACCATCGGACTGTCCGACTACCGCTTCGACATCCTCCACGTGCACCGCGAAGCCCCGCTACCCCAGAGTGCGGACGGCTACGACGCGGTGATGATGACGGGCTCTCCGCTCTCGGTGACGCAGCTCGAGCCGTGGATGGAGCGCGCCGCGGCCTTCATGGTCGAGGCGGGCGAGCGCGGCACGCCGGTGCTCGGCGTGTGCTTCGGCCAGCAGCTGCTCGCGCATGCGTACGGCGGCCGCGTGGAACGCAACCCGAGGGGCCGGGAGACGGGCACCGTGGAGGTGACCCTCACGGAGGAGGGCCGCAAGGACGCCCTCTTCGACGGGCTGCCCGAGCGCTTCGCCGTGCAGGCCACCCACGAGGACATCGTCACCCAGCTCCCCGAGGGCACACGCGTGCTGGCGGGCAACGCCAACACCGCCGCACAGGCGCTGGCCTTCCGGCCGAACGTGCGCGGCGTGCAGTTCCACCCGGAGGCCCCGGCGGACGCCATCCGCGCCATCATCCTGGCGAGGCAGGAGAGCCTGGAGCGGGACGCCGTCGCGCAAGGTGCCGCGCCGGGAGAGCGGGTGCCCCAATTGCTCGCGGGCATCGCGCCCACTCCCTCTGGGAGGCGAATCCTGGTGAACTTCCTCGAGCGCTTCACCTGA
- a CDS encoding phosphodiester glycosidase family protein, with protein MGPLILAGASVLLALGLTVLRHWRGRRWLRWTCGLVLLVPAIAGCVSGGYWTWFTHRGPPEPAHEVWFEGVEYTREVRVSPRAMVAHVVRVDLEAPGIDFLVTPAEPSDAGDVRADTVSGFAARHGVQVAINANFFFPFRANHPLDYAPRTGEPVHVVGLAASRGVLYGEGAKGTVTLNLSRERRAHFGPPPAEVWHAISGLGYVVRDGRRTSLEGTPVGDAPYPRTAIGLDVTGRYLLLAVVDGKQRGYSQGATLTEVADLMLKHGAHAAIQLDGGGSATLVRSSASGHVQHINATSNFRLPWWERPVANHLGIIARPLGP; from the coding sequence ATGGGTCCTCTCATCCTCGCTGGCGCCAGCGTCCTGCTCGCCCTGGGCCTCACCGTGCTGCGCCACTGGCGGGGCCGCCGGTGGCTGCGGTGGACGTGCGGGCTGGTGCTGCTGGTTCCGGCCATCGCCGGCTGTGTCAGCGGCGGGTACTGGACCTGGTTCACACACCGAGGTCCCCCGGAGCCCGCGCACGAGGTGTGGTTCGAGGGCGTCGAGTACACGCGCGAGGTGCGTGTGTCCCCGCGAGCGATGGTGGCCCACGTCGTCCGCGTGGACCTGGAGGCGCCGGGCATCGACTTCCTCGTGACACCGGCGGAGCCCTCCGACGCGGGAGATGTGCGTGCGGACACGGTGAGCGGGTTCGCGGCGCGGCATGGCGTGCAGGTCGCCATCAACGCCAACTTCTTCTTCCCCTTCCGCGCCAACCACCCGCTCGACTACGCGCCCCGGACGGGAGAGCCGGTGCACGTCGTGGGGCTCGCGGCCTCGCGCGGCGTGCTCTACGGCGAGGGGGCGAAGGGCACCGTCACCCTCAACCTGTCACGCGAGCGGCGCGCCCACTTCGGCCCGCCGCCCGCGGAGGTCTGGCACGCCATCTCCGGGCTGGGCTACGTCGTTCGTGACGGGCGGCGGACGTCGCTCGAAGGCACGCCCGTCGGAGATGCGCCCTACCCGCGCACGGCCATCGGCCTCGACGTCACTGGACGCTATCTGCTGCTGGCGGTGGTGGACGGCAAGCAGCGCGGCTACAGCCAGGGTGCCACGCTGACGGAAGTCGCCGACCTGATGCTGAAGCACGGCGCGCATGCGGCCATCCAGTTGGATGGCGGCGGGTCCGCCACGCTCGTGCGGAGCAGCGCCTCCGGGCACGTCCAGCACATCAACGCCACGAGCAACTTCCGCCTGCCCTGGTGGGAGCGGCCCGTGGCCAATCACCTCGGCATCATCGCCCGGCCGCTGGGGCCTTGA